The window GCCCCACGAGGCGCGCAGTTTCAGTTCGTCGATCCACCGCACGTTGCGCATGAACGCCTCCTGCGAGATGCGCCACCCGGCCGAGAACGACGGGAAGACGCCCCATTTGTGGTCTTCGGCGAATTTCGACGAGCCGTCGTAGCGGATGTTGGCCTCGACGAGGTATTTCTCCTTGTAGTCGTAGTTGAAACGCCCGAAGAGCGACATGCTCTTGACTTCGGTCTCCCAGCTCGAATTCTTCTGCGTCGAGGGGTCGCCCACTTCGAGTGACGGCAGGTTGGTGGTCAGGCGCGTGCGGGAAGCCTTGTAGTATTTGTTGTCCCACTGCCCCTGCTGCCATCCGGCCAGCACCTTGAAATGGTGGTGGTCGCCGGCCGTGGCCCAGTAGGAGAGGGTGACGTAGCTCGAAAGGTTGCCGTAGCGGTAGGTCGATTCGGTGATCGACGACTCGCGCGAGGTGCTTTTGCCGATGGTCTGCGTACCGTCGGCTCCCGTGAAGACCTTGTAGAGGTCCACGTTCGGGGCGTATATCTGCCCTGTTTCGGTCGTGCGGTCGTAGTTGACGGCGCCTTCCAGCCGCAGGTTCTTCAGCAGCGACAGTTGCAGGTTGAGGTTGCCGCTGAAATTCCCGGTCCTGGTCTTGTTGAAACCTCCGGCTTCGCGCACGGCGTCGTCGTAGAACCAGTCGGTCCAGCCGTAACCCTCCATCTTGGCGTTGACCATCGGGCTCATGGCCACGATCCGGTAGAGCGTGTTGCCCGTGCCGTCCACCAGGTCGTTCTTGACGCCCGAATACCCGGCGACGTTGGTCGAGATTTTCAGCCGGTCCTTGAGCAGCGAGCTGGTCGTGTTGATGCGGAAGTTATACTTGTCGTACTCCGTGCCTTCGAGGATGCCGTCCTGCCCCAGATAGCCCATCGACAGCGTGTAGGCCAGCTGGTCGGTGCCGCCGTTGAGCTTCACGTAGTGGTTGTGCAGGATCGCGGGCTTGAAGTAGAAGTCGGCCCAGTCGCGGTCGGGGTAGAGCGCCGGATCGTCGCCCTTGCGGAAATGCTCGATGTAGCTCTGGCTGTAACGGGGCTGCTGGCCCGAGTTGAGGCACGCCTCGTTGTAGAGGTTCATGTAATCGACCGATCCGAGCAGGTCAGGATAGCGGGTCACCTGCTGGACCGAGACGTATCCGTTGTACTCGACCTGCAAGCGGCCCGAACGGCCCTTCTTCGTGGTGATGAGGATGACGCCGTTGGCGGCCTTGTTGCCGTAGATGGCGGCCGAGGCGGCGTCTTTCAGGACCGACATCGACTCGATGTCCTTGGGGTCCACCTTGTCGAACGACGATTCGAATCCGTCGATGATGACCAGCGGCGACGAATCGTTGAGCGTGCCGATGCCGCGCACGGTGATCGTGCCGCCGTCGGCTCCGGGCTGGCCCGAGGTCTGGGTCACCTGCACGCCCGTGATCTTGCCTTGGAGGGCCAGCGATACGTCGGTGATCGGGCGGTTCTTGAAATCGGCGGTCGAGACCGTCGATACGGCGCCCGTGAGTTTCTCCTTGCTGGTCGTGCCGTAGCCGATGACCACGACGTCCTGCACGGCGAGGGCGTCCTCTTCGAGCGTGATGTCGGCGCGGGTCATGGCCTGCGTCACCTTGAGCTGCTGTTTCTTGTAGCCGAGATACGATATTTCGATCGTCTCGCCGACACGGGCCGTGATGGTGAACGTGCCGTCCGTGCCGGTCGTCGTTCCGGCCTGCCGGCCCAGGACAGCTACGACGACGCCCGTGATCGGGTTGTGCTGTTTGTCCGTGACCTTTCCTTGGATGCGGACCTCTGCGCCGGACTGCGCATGCACGGCCAGGAGGAAGAGCCCGGCCAGCGCCGTGAGCCACAGACGCAAATGGGTGCGATAGCTGTGTTTCATGTTCAACGTTTTTTAGGTTGGTAAGTTTGTTTCATATGCGGTAGGTTGGTTTTGCATTCAGTCACTCTTCCCAGCGCCAGCGGTCGCGCCATTCGACGCGGAATCCGTCCCCTTCGAACCGCACGGGCAGCCACACGTAGCGTCCGTCGGCGGCGTCGGCCGGGTTCCAGCGGTCGCCCATGTAGATATAGCGGTCGGTGCCCGCCACGGCGACGACGAAGGTGCTCTGCGAATCGTAGGTGGTCTCGGCTCCGGGGCCTTCGCAGGGGTTTCCGAGCTCCTGCCACGGGCCCCAGACCGATTCGGCGACGGCCGAGCGGGCGGCGTTGGGGGCCCAGCCCGTGCAGCCCGACATCATCAGGTAATAGCGCCCGCCGCGTTTGAAAAGCGCCGGGGCTTCCATGAACCGCCCGACGAAGAACCGCGCGTAGCGGCCGCTGTGGGCGAGGTAGTCGTCGGTCAGCTCCGAGATGTGGAGCGTGCTGTTCTCCTCCGAGGAGTAGACGTGGTAGGCGCGGCCGTCGTCATCGACGAAGAGCGTCATGTCCCGGGCCATCTGCCCCTGCGCGGCATCGCGTCCCACGAGGTTCAGCGAATCGGGGTGTTCGGGCAGGCTGCCGCCGTCGAAGCGCATCCCCGCGGCGCGGCTCTTGCCGAAATGCTGCGGCAGGGCGTTGACCGGATAGACCCCGGCGTCGGGGCGTTCGGCCCGCAGGAAGGTGTAGGGACCCGTTGCGCGGTCGCTGACCGCCACGCCGCTCAGGGCGCCCGTGTACCCGGCCCCTTTGGGTTCGAGGTGGAACCACATGACGTATTTGCCCGTGCGGGCGTTGCGGATCACCTTCGGGCGTTCGAGGATGCAGCCTTTTTCGATCGGGCTGCCCGAGCCTTCGGGAGCCACGGACAGGGCGATGCCTTCGTCGCGCCAGTCGTAGAGGTTCTCCGAGGAGTAGCAGTGTACGCCGACCTGCGCGAGGTTGCCCGCCTCGCCTGCGGTCTTGTGCTCGCCGAACCAGTAGTAGCGGCCTTCGTCGTAGAGGATGCCGCCTCCGTGAGCGTTGATGACGGCGCCGCCGGTGTCGGTCCAGACCGCTCCGGGCCGGAACTCCGGGCGGGTGCAGCCCGCGGCCGCAAGAATCAGCCACAGGGCTGTGAACAGGGTGGAAGTGCGCATGGGTGTCGTTATTGTTTGTAGTAGTAGGTGTTGGGTTTCTCGACCGTCGCGTCGGCGAATCCCGGCTGCCCGGGGGCCATCCGGACGCTGCCGCAGCCGACGGCGCTCACCTCGGCCGTGCGGTCGCCTTCGAAGCTGTTGCCCGAAATCTCGGCCTCCCGGCAGTGTTGCAGGTCGATGTACGACAGTCCGTCGAAGATCGGCGGATAGTCGCTCTGGATGAAGCGGTTGCCGCGGATTTCCACCCGGTCGGCGCTCAGGGCGTAGATCACCTGCGAGTCGAACGTGCGGACGGTGTTCTGTTCGAAGACGATGCGTCCGTGGTAGTGGAAGCCGCCGCCGCGGCCCGAGGCCGGAATCTCGGGTGAGATCTGCAATACCGACTGGGGATTTTCGCCGCCCGTGCCCATATTGACGAAGGTGTTGCGGCGGATGACGACATCGCCGACGCTGCCCGATTCGAACCACGAATTGGCGTCGCCGGCGATCAGCACGCCGGCCATCATCGACGAAAACCGGTTGTCCTCGACCGTCACGGGGCGCGGCGTCGAGATCAGGATGCTTCGCGCGCGGTTGTTGCGCACCGTGCAGCGGCGCATCTCGACGGCGGGCATGTTGCGGGGATTCTCGACGGCGAGGTGTTCCGACGGCGGAGTGGCGAGGGGCCCCGCCGCATGGATCGTCCACCGCTCGTCGCCGAGGGGCCGGGCTTCGGCCGCCACGAAGGTTTCCAGCGGGCGAAGGCTGATGCGGTCGATCAGCCGCAGAGTGTCGCCGGCGCGGGCGAAGTCGAATCCCTGCTGCTGGACGTGCCCGAAACGGGCGGTCAGCCGGTCGCCGGAAAGCGTGTCTACGGCCATGTAGGTTCCGTGGACGTTCGTGGCGTCGTCGAGCATGTTCTCGAACAGACAGCCGTCGAAGCGGATCGTACCTCGGCAGTTGACGAAGTGCGTGGCGTCGGCCGAGGCCGAAATGAAGCGTCCGGAGCCCTCCCGCAGACGGACATCGTATCGGTCGAGCGTCACGTCCTCGGTGTTCTCGCAGATCAGCGCCATGGCGCCCGAGGCGTGGACGGTCGTTTGCTCGATCCGCAGGTCCCGCGTGCGGTGCACGACGATGCCCGGACAGCGGCGGTTGTTGCGGAAGGGGCCTTTGTCGGCGTAGACCGAGCCCACGGGCGGCAGTTCCGGGGAGAGGAATCCCGTCAGCCGTACGGTGTCGGGGCCGAGCATCGCGGCCGTCAGTTTCCGCTGCCAGTAGGGATGGAGGAAGCGGGCCGTGTTGTAATAGGGGGCATGGGTAAGGGTGTCGAAGACGATGTTGTCGCCTTGGGTCTGCTCCCAGCCGTAGCCCGAGAAGATCAGCTCTCCGTCCTCGACCCGCACGGGGTTTCCGCTGGTGATTTTCAGGTCGATACTGCGTGTCGCGGCGTCCTGTGCGATCACGCGGCCTTCCAGCACGAACGGCACGTCGTAGTCGATCGTGACGCCCCGGAGGGTGATCTCCTCGCAGCTGTCGATGTAGAAGGGGATCAGCTCGCCGTGGAAACGGAACTCGGTGTCGTGCCCGCAGACGGTGACGCGGCGCATTCCCTCCATGCGGAAGGCGATGCGTTTGGTTCCGTTGTCGTTGTTCGACACGCGCAGAAACTGCTCTTCGGCCTGCTCGGGATAGAAGTCGTAGACGCCGGGTCCGAATTCCAGCGTGAACGCTCCTTCGGGGTGTGCGCGGAGGATCTCCCGCACGTGTGCAGTGTAGTCGGTCCGGCCGTCGAGCGGGACGCGGATGTGCGCGGGGCGCGTTTCGCAGCCCTGCGCGAAGAGCGCCAGCAGGCCGGCGAGGATCGGGGTCAGTCGTTTCGTATTCATTCGTCGGATGTTATTTGCAGATGATTTCGAGGGGCCGGCCGCCGCGCTGGACGATCTCCGAGGGGCGCATGTGCACGATGCCGATGTTGTGCCCCGGAAAGTCGGGGCCGAAGCTGTTGCCGGCGACCCGTACCTTGCGGCATCCGTCCAGAAAGAGGTTGTAAGGACGGTAGAACGGTTCGTAGGTCCGGGTGCGTTCGAGGCGGTTGCGGCTGAACTCCAGCCCCTCGGCCGAGCGGGCGAACAGAACGGCGCAGTCGAAATGGCGGAAGGTGTTCCCCACGATGCGGATATTGCGGTGGTATGCCTTCGTGTCGGCATCCTGCGGCCGGAAGGAGGGCGAGATCGAGATGACCCCTTCGCCCCAGCCCCAGGGGCCGTCGATGATGTTGTTGCCCGAGGTGTAGCAATCCTCGAAGAGATTGTTCTGGATCGTGATGTCGCATACGGCGCCCGATTCGAACCAGAGCTCCGTGTCGCCCTCGATGAGGACCGCGGCTCCGGCCGAGCGGAAATAGTTGTTTTCGATGAGGACTTTGGCCGGGGTGGTCACCAGAATCGAACGGCCGCGGTTCTGTTTCAGCATCCGGCAGTTGCGCACGGTGAGCCGGGAACAGAGCGTCGCGTTTTCCAGCATGTTTCCCGCCGCGATGCGTCCGGCGACCGGTTCCCGGAAATGCAGCACGTAGTCCCGCGATCCCGCGATGCGTTCCGTTCCGGCCGATGTCAGCGGACGGCCGCGCTGCATGGTCGCCGTATCGAGCGGCCATACCCGTTCGCCCGGGCGGAATCCCTGGTCGCGGCTCGTGGGCGCGATCCGCACGGAGCGTTCGCCGCAGACCTCCGCGACGGGGGCGTACATGCCGTGGACGTTGGTGAAATCGTCGCCCGAGCCGCTTACCGTGCAGCCGTCGAACAGGATGTCGCCCGTGCAGCCGATGAAGTGCGTGGCGTCGGCGATGGTGCTGAAAACGCGCCCCGACCGTTCGTCGGCCACGATGTCGAGGCCGACCATCGCAACGTCGTGCGAACGGACGCCGAAGATGCCGCAGCTCAGCGTGTGGTGGATCGTCACCTGTTCGATGCGGGTCTGCCGGCAGTCGGCGATTTCGATGCCGTTGGTGATGTAGCGTCCGTGGAAAAAGACGACGACGGTTCCCGGGGCGGGCTTCATGGCCGGGCGGTAGTGGAAACGCACCCGGTTGTTCCCGAGGTCGGTGACCCGGGCCCGGAACATGTCGCGGCCCAGCGGTACGTCGCGCGTCTGGTAGAGCAGTTCGTGCGTCGCGGCGTCGTAGAGGTTCGTATATTCGGGGACGATCCGTTGCAGTCCGTATTCGCCGACGAAGGCCAGGGAGTCGCCCGCCACGACGTAGGGATAGCGCCCGGCATCGATCTCCATATCTAAATAGGTGTCCGTCGCCGAAACGATCGTCGCCTGCGAGTTGTAGGGCTGCTGCCAGTCGATGCACACGTTGCGGAGCGTCGTGTTGCGGCACCCCGAGAGCCGCACGGGATTCATCAGTCCGTGGAAGATCCAGTCGCATCCGCCGCCGTCGATCTCCACGCCGTCCGTCTGCGTCAGGGCGAAGGCCGTGGTCGGTTTGCCGGCCGCCTGCCGTTCGGCGTCGGGGTAGAAGTCGTAACGCCCCTCGTCGAAACGAATCTGCAAGCCCCGGACACCCTTGTTTTCCTCGATGATCCGCCGGACGACCGGCAGGGCGTTCCGGCCGCTGCCGGGGTGCAGCCCGTAGTCGGACACCCGCACGGTGCGGCGTGCGGCGTTTGCGGCATATGGTACGGATGCGGCTGTGAGGAGCAGGAGGACGATAAGACGGGTGGGTCGATTCATGGGTCGTTGTTTCGGTTGCAACAAAAGTAAGCGAACTCGGCCACTTTCGGCTATCCCGATGTTAAGAAATCGTGCAGGCTGGGTTAACGGCGGTTCCGGCGGGACGATTTGAACGAATTTATAGGTTCTGTGAACAAATATGCAATTTCGGCGTGATGTAAATACAAATATATATTGTTAACTTTCGGAAAAATGAGGATGTATGAAACGACTTCTGACCCTGTTGTCATGGCTGTTGCTGCTGCAAACGCCCGTATCGGCCCAGCATGACGGCATCATCTGGAACTACGAGCATCTGAGCCGCAACGACGGGCTTTCGGGCAACCGCGTCACGGCGCTGTGCGACGATGCGTACGGCCGGATCTGGATCGGAACCTCGCAGGGGCTGAACATTTACGACGGACGGAGGTTGCAGAAGGTCGAGGAGTACAACGGGCTGGAAGTATGGTCGTTCCACGATACCGGCGACCGTATCCTGATCGGTACGCCGCGCTTCCTCGGGGTGTACGACTACGCCAGCGGCCGTTTCTCGCGCCTGACCTGCGAGGGCCGCGACGTGGGGTATGTGCGCACGATCGTGCGGGCCGGGGACGACCTGCTGCTCAAGACCCCGAAGCAGCTGTACCGCTGCGACGGCGACCGGCTGACGCTCGTGGCGAGGGAGACTCCCTACGAATATTTCTGTTGCGACAAATTCGGGCAGCTGTGGGGGCTTTCCAAGGAGCGCGTATTCCGCATCGGCGAGGATTTCAGCGTCGCGGCGACCTATGACCTGACCAGCGCCGACCGGTCGCCGCTGGTGGGGGTGAGCCTCTATGCCGATTCCAAGGGGTGCGTCTGGGTCGGAACGATCAAGGACGGGCTCTTCCGCTATAACCGGGCGGCCGACGAGTTCCGCCGCGAGCCCGTCGCCCGGCGGTTCCGTGTTCCGGAGATCGAGAACATCGCCAGCCTGAGCGAGGACCGTTACGACCGGTTGTGGATCGGCCACAACAACGGCGTTGCGGTCTACGACTATAACAACGATTTCTTCTGCAACTACGTCTGCGAACTCAATGACAATGCGGTGCTCAACACCGTGATCTGCATTTTCCGGACCCGCCGGCAGGACATGCTGCTGGGGACCTATTTTTCGGGGCTGTTCCGGGTCGGCAACCTCGATTCGGGCGTGGAGTACTACACGCTGGGCACCTCCGGGCCTTCGCTCCGCACCCGGAACGTCGCGGCCAACGGCATACAGCGCGATGCGCAGGGAAACTGGTGGGTCTCCACCAACAGCGCGGGGATCAATGTGCTCGATCCGTCGGGAGGTTTCCTGCGGCGCATATCGAGCCGCAATGCGGACATCAACGACAATATCCTCTCCCTCCAGCGCGATGTCCGCGGGAATTTGTGGGCGGGGTCTCTCGCCAGCGGCCTCTACTGCCTGGCCCCCGACGGCCGCATCCGCCACTACACCAGCCGTGCCGGCGACACCGCGTCCATTTCGAGCGGAAACGTCCTGCTGTTGTGTCCGCTCAACGCCGATACGCTCTTCGTGGCCACCGAAAAGGGGATCGACATCTACCGCTATGCGACCGATTCGTTCGGGCCGGTCTGCAAATGCGGCAAGGAGGAATTCGCCTTTTACGACGCGCAGATTCATGGCGACAAGGTCTGGTTCATCAATTTCTGTTCGGTGCTCTGTTACGACCGTCGGCAAAGGCGGATCGAGGAGTTCCAGCTTCCCGAGACCGATACGCGGCCCTACATCCAGTGCGGCTGGGTGGACGGCGGCGGCTGTCTGTGGCTGGGGACGACCAAGGGCGACATCTGGCGCTTCGAGGAGGGACGTTTTTCGCCTGCCGTGCAAAACCATCCGCAGATCAACGGCGGGATCGCCGGCATGCGCGGCGACGCCTCCGGCAATCTGTGGCTGGCGGCCGGAAACGACCTTTTCCGGCTCGACACGGCCCGGCGCCTGCGCCGGTTCAGTCTCGCCAAAGGCATGGGCATCAACGAATTCAACGTCCGCTCCGGATATGCGGGCCGTCAGGGCGAGATCTGCTTCGGAACGACGAACGGGCTGGTCTGCTTCTGGCCCGCGAAACTCGAAAACGACCTCCGGCAGCAGCCGACGCTTTTCATCTCCGGGCTGAAACTCTTCAACAAGCCCGTGGAGATCGGGGGCGGCGTGCTGAAACTCCCCGTCAACGACACGCAGGAAATCACGCTGGCCCACAAGCAGACCTTCCTGACCTTCGAGGTCTCCGTGATCGACTACGACATCTACCGCACGGCGCCCTATTCGTGCCGTTACCGGCTGGAGGGCTTCGACGACGACTGGTACGAACTGGGGCCGCAGGGCGAGATCACCTACACGGGGCTGCCCACCGGCCGTTACGGCCTGTCGGTGCGGCTGGTCGCGGACGACGGCGGGGTGCTGGCCGAAAAGCGGATCGCCCTCCGGGTCCGGCCGCCCGTGCTGCTCAGCGGATGGATGATCGCGCTCTATCTGTCGGTGCTGGGATTCGTCGTCTGGCAGTTCGTGCGGCTGGTGCGGCGGCAGCGGCATGCCCGGGAGCTGGTCGAGCAGGCCCGCCGCGAGCGCGAGACCCGCGACCGGATCAATGCCATGAAACTCGATTTTTTCAGCAGCATCTCCTACGAGTTCAAGACGCCGCTGTCGGTCATCTCGACCTTGCAGGACAGCGTGCTGCCGCCGCCGGACGGCGATGCCGGGAGCGATCCGGCGATTTTCCGCCGCAACATCGAACGGCTCGACTTCCTGGTCGATCAGCTGCTGGATTTCCGCAACATCGAGTCGCGGAATATCTCGGTTTCGATCCGCAAATACGATCTGGTGCCTTTCCTGCGCAATATCTACGAGACTTTCGTGCCCCTCTACAACCGCAAGCAGATCGCGCACGGGTTCCATGCCGGGGTGGAGTCGCTGCCGATGCTCTTCGACGCCGCCAAGATGGAGATGCTGGTGGGCAACCTGTTGGACAACTCCTTCAAATCGGTGCAGCCGGGCGGCGAGAGCTCGTTGAAACTCACCTTCGACGGGCGGCAGGCCGTCGTCGAGCTGTTCAACAGCGGCCCCTGCCTGACCGAGGAGCAGAAGAAAGCCATTTTCCAGCCCTACAATTCGGCGGGGCTGCCCAACGGCGGCATCGGACTGGCGTTGGTGAAGAGTATCGCCCGGCTGTTCGATATCCGCCTGTCGGTGGAGTCGCTGCCGCAGCGGGGCAACCTCTTCCGGATGGAGATGGCCGTCGGGCAGGATGACGGGGCCGAGCCCGAACGGCCCGACGCCGCGACGGGCATCGTCGGGAGGATCGTCGATAACACGAGCTATTTCGAGGATGTCTCCCAGCCCCGGTTCCTCGATGCCGAGGGGCACCGCAAATTCCGCATCCTGCTCGTCGAGAACGACGCCGATTCGAAACGGGTGCTGGAAAAACGGCTGCAAAAACACTTCCACGTGTCGAGCGCCGCGACGGGCGACGAAGCCCTGCTGCTGCTCAAATCCCAGAGCATCGACGTGGTTATCTGCGACATGCAGCTTGCCGACACGAACGGATTCGACTTGTGCGGGATGATCAAGAACTCGAACCGCACGCGCCATATCCCGGTGATCCTGGAGAGTTTCGAGCTCTCGGGCGAGAACCGCATCCGGGCGCTGCAATGCGGCGCCGACGCCATGTTCCAGAAGCCGATCAACTTGCAGGAACTGTTCCTGCGGCTGAATAACCTGCTGCGGACGAAAGACGTGCTGCGTGACTATTACATGGCGGCGGGCAGTGTCGGGATCACGACCCCCGGACTGAACAACACCGACGAACGGTTCATCCTCT of the Alistipes senegalensis JC50 genome contains:
- a CDS encoding SusC/RagA family TonB-linked outer membrane protein, coding for MKHSYRTHLRLWLTALAGLFLLAVHAQSGAEVRIQGKVTDKQHNPITGVVVAVLGRQAGTTTGTDGTFTITARVGETIEISYLGYKKQQLKVTQAMTRADITLEEDALAVQDVVVIGYGTTSKEKLTGAVSTVSTADFKNRPITDVSLALQGKITGVQVTQTSGQPGADGGTITVRGIGTLNDSSPLVIIDGFESSFDKVDPKDIESMSVLKDAASAAIYGNKAANGVILITTKKGRSGRLQVEYNGYVSVQQVTRYPDLLGSVDYMNLYNEACLNSGQQPRYSQSYIEHFRKGDDPALYPDRDWADFYFKPAILHNHYVKLNGGTDQLAYTLSMGYLGQDGILEGTEYDKYNFRINTTSSLLKDRLKISTNVAGYSGVKNDLVDGTGNTLYRIVAMSPMVNAKMEGYGWTDWFYDDAVREAGGFNKTRTGNFSGNLNLQLSLLKNLRLEGAVNYDRTTETGQIYAPNVDLYKVFTGADGTQTIGKSTSRESSITESTYRYGNLSSYVTLSYWATAGDHHHFKVLAGWQQGQWDNKYYKASRTRLTTNLPSLEVGDPSTQKNSSWETEVKSMSLFGRFNYDYKEKYLVEANIRYDGSSKFAEDHKWGVFPSFSAGWRISQEAFMRNVRWIDELKLRASWGQLGNEKIWSSYAGIDILSIGSCNYIWENQQVTGAATSYIADKSLTWETTTQYNIGLDLRLFGSLTFTGDFYVKETDDILMQLPVSGIFGFTEDPWKNAGRMRNTGCEFALSYFKAFRKWEFSAGANLSFNRNKILDLKGQSPILNSTTGILLEEGRPINTLYGYEVEGIYQSDEEIHNHLTTFDRNGNPVNSYSGLVAAPGDIRFKDQNGDGIIDMDHDRVALGDPNPDFLFSFNLGARWKGFDLTAFFQGVCGGEGWSTGELVSPFFNGYNTAAWMTERWTPERPNNTYQRVYIDNQRAKIKSDYYVEDLSYMRMKNLELGYTLPKSLVGKIGISGVRVFVSAQNLFTLTRYKGFDPERAGVNATNIYDYPLVRTFTAGLNVTF
- a CDS encoding glycoside hydrolase family 43 protein; translated protein: MRTSTLFTALWLILAAAGCTRPEFRPGAVWTDTGGAVINAHGGGILYDEGRYYWFGEHKTAGEAGNLAQVGVHCYSSENLYDWRDEGIALSVAPEGSGSPIEKGCILERPKVIRNARTGKYVMWFHLEPKGAGYTGALSGVAVSDRATGPYTFLRAERPDAGVYPVNALPQHFGKSRAAGMRFDGGSLPEHPDSLNLVGRDAAQGQMARDMTLFVDDDGRAYHVYSSEENSTLHISELTDDYLAHSGRYARFFVGRFMEAPALFKRGGRYYLMMSGCTGWAPNAARSAVAESVWGPWQELGNPCEGPGAETTYDSQSTFVVAVAGTDRYIYMGDRWNPADAADGRYVWLPVRFEGDGFRVEWRDRWRWEE
- a CDS encoding right-handed parallel beta-helix repeat-containing protein, producing MNTKRLTPILAGLLALFAQGCETRPAHIRVPLDGRTDYTAHVREILRAHPEGAFTLEFGPGVYDFYPEQAEEQFLRVSNNDNGTKRIAFRMEGMRRVTVCGHDTEFRFHGELIPFYIDSCEEITLRGVTIDYDVPFVLEGRVIAQDAATRSIDLKITSGNPVRVEDGELIFSGYGWEQTQGDNIVFDTLTHAPYYNTARFLHPYWQRKLTAAMLGPDTVRLTGFLSPELPPVGSVYADKGPFRNNRRCPGIVVHRTRDLRIEQTTVHASGAMALICENTEDVTLDRYDVRLREGSGRFISASADATHFVNCRGTIRFDGCLFENMLDDATNVHGTYMAVDTLSGDRLTARFGHVQQQGFDFARAGDTLRLIDRISLRPLETFVAAEARPLGDERWTIHAAGPLATPPSEHLAVENPRNMPAVEMRRCTVRNNRARSILISTPRPVTVEDNRFSSMMAGVLIAGDANSWFESGSVGDVVIRRNTFVNMGTGGENPQSVLQISPEIPASGRGGGFHYHGRIVFEQNTVRTFDSQVIYALSADRVEIRGNRFIQSDYPPIFDGLSYIDLQHCREAEISGNSFEGDRTAEVSAVGCGSVRMAPGQPGFADATVEKPNTYYYKQ
- a CDS encoding hybrid sensor histidine kinase/response regulator transcription factor encodes the protein MKRLLTLLSWLLLLQTPVSAQHDGIIWNYEHLSRNDGLSGNRVTALCDDAYGRIWIGTSQGLNIYDGRRLQKVEEYNGLEVWSFHDTGDRILIGTPRFLGVYDYASGRFSRLTCEGRDVGYVRTIVRAGDDLLLKTPKQLYRCDGDRLTLVARETPYEYFCCDKFGQLWGLSKERVFRIGEDFSVAATYDLTSADRSPLVGVSLYADSKGCVWVGTIKDGLFRYNRAADEFRREPVARRFRVPEIENIASLSEDRYDRLWIGHNNGVAVYDYNNDFFCNYVCELNDNAVLNTVICIFRTRRQDMLLGTYFSGLFRVGNLDSGVEYYTLGTSGPSLRTRNVAANGIQRDAQGNWWVSTNSAGINVLDPSGGFLRRISSRNADINDNILSLQRDVRGNLWAGSLASGLYCLAPDGRIRHYTSRAGDTASISSGNVLLLCPLNADTLFVATEKGIDIYRYATDSFGPVCKCGKEEFAFYDAQIHGDKVWFINFCSVLCYDRRQRRIEEFQLPETDTRPYIQCGWVDGGGCLWLGTTKGDIWRFEEGRFSPAVQNHPQINGGIAGMRGDASGNLWLAAGNDLFRLDTARRLRRFSLAKGMGINEFNVRSGYAGRQGEICFGTTNGLVCFWPAKLENDLRQQPTLFISGLKLFNKPVEIGGGVLKLPVNDTQEITLAHKQTFLTFEVSVIDYDIYRTAPYSCRYRLEGFDDDWYELGPQGEITYTGLPTGRYGLSVRLVADDGGVLAEKRIALRVRPPVLLSGWMIALYLSVLGFVVWQFVRLVRRQRHARELVEQARRERETRDRINAMKLDFFSSISYEFKTPLSVISTLQDSVLPPPDGDAGSDPAIFRRNIERLDFLVDQLLDFRNIESRNISVSIRKYDLVPFLRNIYETFVPLYNRKQIAHGFHAGVESLPMLFDAAKMEMLVGNLLDNSFKSVQPGGESSLKLTFDGRQAVVELFNSGPCLTEEQKKAIFQPYNSAGLPNGGIGLALVKSIARLFDIRLSVESLPQRGNLFRMEMAVGQDDGAEPERPDAATGIVGRIVDNTSYFEDVSQPRFLDAEGHRKFRILLVENDADSKRVLEKRLQKHFHVSSAATGDEALLLLKSQSIDVVICDMQLADTNGFDLCGMIKNSNRTRHIPVILESFELSGENRIRALQCGADAMFQKPINLQELFLRLNNLLRTKDVLRDYYMAAGSVGITTPGLNNTDERFILSVTDYIHAHLDDPGLSVNELARFANISRTQLYLSIKRLTDRTPSDFILQIKMREAAGWLQTTAMTASEISYKLGYCNPNHFSRQFKEYYGASPGEYRRRHAKPGA